A genomic segment from Danio aesculapii chromosome 17, fDanAes4.1, whole genome shotgun sequence encodes:
- the ero1a gene encoding LOW QUALITY PROTEIN: ERO1-like protein alpha (The sequence of the model RefSeq protein was modified relative to this genomic sequence to represent the inferred CDS: deleted 4 bases in 2 codons; substituted 1 base at 1 genomic stop codon), which produces MKTFILLLGLFLTSVHVTTAGSAAHRCFCQVTGTLDDCACDVETIDKFNNKDIFPKLQKLLSSDYFRFYKVNLNNGCPFWTDHSQCGLKYCAVKPCAPDEVPEGLKSSSYKYSEKASHDIEECEKAEKLGAVNGSLSEETRQALQEWKKYDDESDRFCMLDDEDSPESQYVDLLLNPERFTGYKGAEAWRIWNSIYEENCFKPYSVKRPLNPLASSSGDDWQGFYRWLEGLCVEKRAFFRLISGLHASINVHLSARYLLDENWFQMKWGHNVSEFQQRFDEDLTKGEGPKRLRNLYFLYLIELRALAKILPYFERSTFQLYTGQDTQDDQNKKLLLELLHVAKSFPLHFDETALFAGNNKEAMKLKEDFKLTFKNISRIMDCVECFKCRLWGKLQTQGLGTALKILFSERQIEAMPNKQHQSIISAQSAGNCVFVQRLWKNLHECQRVEELQIVVVETQTVTLKIIQERATVQTDMHXHMTFVVL; this is translated from the exons ATGAAAACCTTCATTCTGTTGTTGGGGCTTTTTCTCACCAGTGTCCACGTGACGACAGCAGGATCCGCTGCGCACAGGTGTTTCTGCCAG GTCACCGGGACCCTCGATGATTGTGCTTGTGATGTTGAGACCATCGACAAGTTCAACAACAAGGACATTTTTCCCAAACTGCAGAAACTACTGTCATCTGACTACTTCCGGTTTTACAAG GTTAATCTAAACAACGGCTGCCCATTCTGGACAGACCACAGCCAGTGTGGACTCAAATACTGCGCTGTGAAACCCTGCGCACCA GATGAAGTACCGGAGGGCCTTAAATCCAGCAGTTATAAG TATTCAGAAAAGGCTAGTCATGATATTGAGGAATGTGAGAAGGCGGAGAAGCTTGGAGCTGTCAATGGTTCTCTGAG TGAAGAGACACGTCAGGCTCTTCAAGAGTGGAAGAAATACGATGATGAATCAGATCGCTTCTGCATGTTGGACG ATGAGGACTCGCCTGAATCACAGTATGTTGACCTTCTGCTCAACCCAGAGCGTTTCACTGGTTATAAAGGAGCTGAGGCCTGGCGGATCTGGAACAGCATATATGAGGAGAACTGCTTCAA aCCATATTCAGTTAAACGGCCTCTGAATCCTTTGGCATCAAGCAGTG GAGATGATT ggcaGGGGTTTTACCGCTGGCTCGAGG GATTGTGTGTGGAAAAACGAGCTTTCTTCAGGCTGATCTCAGGACTGCACGCCAGTATAAACGTACACCTGAGCGCCAGATATCTACTAGATG AGAACTGGTTTCAGATGAAGTGGGGACACAACGTCTCTGAGTTCCAGCAGAGGTTTGATGAAGATCTGACCAAAGGCGAGGGCCCAAAGAGGCTTCGTAACCTCTACTTTCTGTACCTCATTGAACTGCGGGCTCTGGCCAAAATCCTCCCTTATTTCGAGCGCTCAACCTTCCAGCTGTACACCGGCCAGGACACACAAGATGACCAGAACAAGAAACTGCTGCTAGAGCTCCTCCATGTGGCCAA GTCTTTTCCATTGCATTTTGACGAGACGGCTTTATTTGCTGGAAATAACAAGGAAGCCATGAAACTGAAA GAAGACTTCAAGCTTACCTTCAAGAACATCTCGCGCATCATGGACTGTGTCGAATGCTTTAAATGTAGACTTTGGGGAAAACTGCAG ACCCAAGGCCTGGGAACAGCACTGAAAATCCTGTTTTCAGAAAGGCAAATAGAGGCCATGCCTAAC AAGCAACACCAATCCATCATTTCAGCTCAGTCGGCAGGAAATTGTGTCTTTGTTCAACGCCTTTGGAAG AATCTCCACGAGTGTCAGAGAGTTGAAGAACTTCAGATCGTTGTTGTCGAAACTCAAACAGTGACTCTAAAAATCATTCAGGAGAGAGCCACAGTCCAGACT GACATGCACTGACACATGACATTTGTGGTTTTATAG